The Echeneis naucrates chromosome 23, fEcheNa1.1, whole genome shotgun sequence genome has a segment encoding these proteins:
- the LOC115036548 gene encoding bestrophin-3-like isoform X1 has translation MTVTYSSKVANATFFSFHRLLLRWKGSIYKLLYREFALFVLLYTILSVVYRIILTDHQKRLFEKLSMYCDKYAEQIPVTFVLGFYVTLVVNRWWNQFVNLPWPDRLMFHISSCVQGKDEYGRLLRRTLVRYVNLTSLLIFRSVSTAVCKRFPTMDHVVEAGFMTPEERKVFENIRSPHLKYWIPVVWFSNLASKARQEGRIQDSIDLQNILNEMNRFRSWCATLFGYNWVGIPLVYTQVVTLAVYTFFFACLIGRQFLDPDKSQGHDLDLYVPVFTLLQFFFYAGWLKVAEQLINPFGEDDDDFEANWIIDRNLQVSLLAVDEMHMNLPHMTKDIYWNDCDARPPYTLAAADYCIPSFLGSTTDMGLSDIIQIDEADISQTSDSRPRQQDPVFTRRQESVLGRVRRLLSVQEPPDLRTPRPIFKRHSSDATGSFFPDFRLHPGLIQPDEMAPPTSLVLPPASMDTLATLREVSSNPPSPESSPSAVFPRLIVSPPLFGDVHHNEDSSSNVGAAKPQNGLDPSPSEEAPGLETSRTAVCSPTRLGPKKFRWTTLTGQNAPLTRPRGRQFSLQFSRQTSKASIRSLPSPKALGRRRRGMARFQSRRSPVPSTDTLQLPEPDYEHNFQGMTATDDEERDGANNSDEGKHKNSEK, from the exons ATGACTGTCACTTACTCCAGTAAAGTTGCCAACGCCACCTTCTTTAGTTTCCACCGGCTCCTGCTGCGCTGGAAGGGAAGCATCTACAAGCTGCTGTATCGAGAGTTCGCCCTGTTTGTGCTGCTCTACACCATCCTCAGCGTCGTCTACAG AATCATCCTCACTGACCATCAGAAGAGACTGTTTGAGAAACTTTCCATGTACTGTGACAAATATGCCGAGCAGATCCCGGTCACCTTTGTCCTGG GGTTCTACGTGACTCTGGTGGTGAACCGCTGGTGGAACCAGTTTGTGAACCTGCCGTGGCCCGACAGACTCATGTTCCACATCTCCAG CTGTGTTCAGGGTAAAGACGAATATGGTCGCCTGTTGCGCCGGACGTTGGTGCGTTACGTTAACCTGACGTCCCTCCTCATCTTTCGCTCCGTCAGCACCGCCGTCTGCAAACGGTTTCCCACCATGGACCACGTGGTGGAGGCGG GTTTCATGACTCCAGAGGAAAGGAAGGTGTTTGAAAACATCCGCTCCCCTCACCTGAAGTACTGGATCCCCGTGGTCTGGTTCTCCAACCTGGCATCTAAAGCTCGACAGGAAGGACGGATCCAGGACAGCATCGACCTGCAGAATATCCTCAAT GAGATGAATCGCTTCAGGAGTTGGTGTGCGACTCTGTTCGGCTACAACTGGGTCGGCATCCCGCTGGTCTACACGCAG GTCGTCACGCTCGCTGTCTACacctttttctttgcttgtctGATTGGTCGACAGTTTCTCGACCCCGACAAATCCCAAGGTCATGACCTCGACCTTTACGTCCCCGTCTTCACCCTCCTGCAGTTCTTCTTCTACGCCGGCTGGCTGAag GTAGCAGAACAACTCATCAACCCGTTTGGAGAAGATGACGACGACTTCGAAGCAAACTGGATAATCGACAGGAACCTTCAG GTGTCTCTGCTGGCTGTGGACGAGATGCACATGAACCTTCCTCATATGACCAAAGACATATACTGGAACGACTGCGACGCTCGGCCGCCGTACACGCTGGCTGCCGCCGACTACTGCATCCCATCATTCCTCGGCTCCACCACCGACATGGg aCTCTCAGATATTATTCAGATTGATGAGGCCGACATCAGTCAGACATCAGACAGTCGACCACGTCAGCAGGATCCTGTTTTTACTCGGCGCCAAGAGTCG gTTCTTGGTCGAGTCCGTAGGCTTCTTAGTGTGCAGGAGCCTCCTGACCTTCGAACCCCGCGGCCCATCTTCAAACGCCACAGTAGTGACGCAACAGGAAGCTTCTTCCCAGACTTCAG GCTCCACCCAGGCCTGATCCAGCCAGATGAAATGGCTCCGCCCACCTCTCTGGTCTTACCCCCGGCATCCATGGACACCTTGGCCACCTTGAGGGAGGTCAGCAGCAACCCTCCATCACCCGAAAGCTCCCCCTCTGCAGTTTTCCCCCGACTCATCGTCAGCCCGCCGTTATTTGGTGACGTTCATCACAATGAAGATTCTTCCAGCAACGTTGGAGCAGCAAAACCTCAGAACGGGCTGGATCCTTCGCCCTCTGAGGAGGCACCGGGCTTGGAAACTTCAAG GACTGCTGTCTGTTCCCCAACTAGACTGGGACCAAAGAAATTTCGCTGGACGACACTTACCGGCCAAAATGCCCCTCTGACTCGGCCTCGGGGGCGCCAGTTCTCCCTGCAGTTCTCCAGGCAGACGTCAAAGGCGTCGATACGCAGCCTGCCGAGCCCCAAAGCCCTGGGGAGGCGCAGACGAGGCATGGCTCGGTTCCAGTCCCGAAGATCCCCTGTTCCATCGACAGACACTTTACAGCTGCCCGAACCCGACTATGAGCACAACTTCCAGGGAATGACAGCAACTGAtgatgaggagagagatggagccaACAACAGTGATGAAGGCAAACACAAGAACTcagaaaaatga
- the LOC115036548 gene encoding bestrophin-3-like isoform X2 produces MTVTYSSKVANATFFSFHRLLLRWKGSIYKLLYREFALFVLLYTILSVVYRIILTDHQKRLFEKLSMYCDKYAEQIPVTFVLGFYVTLVVNRWWNQFVNLPWPDRLMFHISSCVQGKDEYGRLLRRTLVRYVNLTSLLIFRSVSTAVCKRFPTMDHVVEAGFMTPEERKVFENIRSPHLKYWIPVVWFSNLASKARQEGRIQDSIDLQNILNEMNRFRSWCATLFGYNWVGIPLVYTQVVTLAVYTFFFACLIGRQFLDPDKSQGHDLDLYVPVFTLLQFFFYAGWLKVAEQLINPFGEDDDDFEANWIIDRNLQVSLLAVDEMHMNLPHMTKDIYWNDCDARPPYTLAAADYCIPSFLGSTTDMGLSDIIQIDEADISQTSDSRPRQQDPVFTRRQESVLGRVRRLLSVQEPPDLRTPRPIFKRHSSDATGSFFPDFRLHPGLIQPDEMAPPTSLVLPPASMDTLATLREVSSNPPSPESSPSAVFPRLIVSPPLFGDVHHNEDSSSNVGAAKPQNGLDPSPSEEAPGLETSRLGPKKFRWTTLTGQNAPLTRPRGRQFSLQFSRQTSKASIRSLPSPKALGRRRRGMARFQSRRSPVPSTDTLQLPEPDYEHNFQGMTATDDEERDGANNSDEGKHKNSEK; encoded by the exons ATGACTGTCACTTACTCCAGTAAAGTTGCCAACGCCACCTTCTTTAGTTTCCACCGGCTCCTGCTGCGCTGGAAGGGAAGCATCTACAAGCTGCTGTATCGAGAGTTCGCCCTGTTTGTGCTGCTCTACACCATCCTCAGCGTCGTCTACAG AATCATCCTCACTGACCATCAGAAGAGACTGTTTGAGAAACTTTCCATGTACTGTGACAAATATGCCGAGCAGATCCCGGTCACCTTTGTCCTGG GGTTCTACGTGACTCTGGTGGTGAACCGCTGGTGGAACCAGTTTGTGAACCTGCCGTGGCCCGACAGACTCATGTTCCACATCTCCAG CTGTGTTCAGGGTAAAGACGAATATGGTCGCCTGTTGCGCCGGACGTTGGTGCGTTACGTTAACCTGACGTCCCTCCTCATCTTTCGCTCCGTCAGCACCGCCGTCTGCAAACGGTTTCCCACCATGGACCACGTGGTGGAGGCGG GTTTCATGACTCCAGAGGAAAGGAAGGTGTTTGAAAACATCCGCTCCCCTCACCTGAAGTACTGGATCCCCGTGGTCTGGTTCTCCAACCTGGCATCTAAAGCTCGACAGGAAGGACGGATCCAGGACAGCATCGACCTGCAGAATATCCTCAAT GAGATGAATCGCTTCAGGAGTTGGTGTGCGACTCTGTTCGGCTACAACTGGGTCGGCATCCCGCTGGTCTACACGCAG GTCGTCACGCTCGCTGTCTACacctttttctttgcttgtctGATTGGTCGACAGTTTCTCGACCCCGACAAATCCCAAGGTCATGACCTCGACCTTTACGTCCCCGTCTTCACCCTCCTGCAGTTCTTCTTCTACGCCGGCTGGCTGAag GTAGCAGAACAACTCATCAACCCGTTTGGAGAAGATGACGACGACTTCGAAGCAAACTGGATAATCGACAGGAACCTTCAG GTGTCTCTGCTGGCTGTGGACGAGATGCACATGAACCTTCCTCATATGACCAAAGACATATACTGGAACGACTGCGACGCTCGGCCGCCGTACACGCTGGCTGCCGCCGACTACTGCATCCCATCATTCCTCGGCTCCACCACCGACATGGg aCTCTCAGATATTATTCAGATTGATGAGGCCGACATCAGTCAGACATCAGACAGTCGACCACGTCAGCAGGATCCTGTTTTTACTCGGCGCCAAGAGTCG gTTCTTGGTCGAGTCCGTAGGCTTCTTAGTGTGCAGGAGCCTCCTGACCTTCGAACCCCGCGGCCCATCTTCAAACGCCACAGTAGTGACGCAACAGGAAGCTTCTTCCCAGACTTCAG GCTCCACCCAGGCCTGATCCAGCCAGATGAAATGGCTCCGCCCACCTCTCTGGTCTTACCCCCGGCATCCATGGACACCTTGGCCACCTTGAGGGAGGTCAGCAGCAACCCTCCATCACCCGAAAGCTCCCCCTCTGCAGTTTTCCCCCGACTCATCGTCAGCCCGCCGTTATTTGGTGACGTTCATCACAATGAAGATTCTTCCAGCAACGTTGGAGCAGCAAAACCTCAGAACGGGCTGGATCCTTCGCCCTCTGAGGAGGCACCGGGCTTGGAAACTTCAAG ACTGGGACCAAAGAAATTTCGCTGGACGACACTTACCGGCCAAAATGCCCCTCTGACTCGGCCTCGGGGGCGCCAGTTCTCCCTGCAGTTCTCCAGGCAGACGTCAAAGGCGTCGATACGCAGCCTGCCGAGCCCCAAAGCCCTGGGGAGGCGCAGACGAGGCATGGCTCGGTTCCAGTCCCGAAGATCCCCTGTTCCATCGACAGACACTTTACAGCTGCCCGAACCCGACTATGAGCACAACTTCCAGGGAATGACAGCAACTGAtgatgaggagagagatggagccaACAACAGTGATGAAGGCAAACACAAGAACTcagaaaaatga